One genomic region from Nymphaea colorata isolate Beijing-Zhang1983 chromosome 10, ASM883128v2, whole genome shotgun sequence encodes:
- the LOC116263107 gene encoding phosphatidylinositol 4-phosphate 5-kinase 1-like, producing MKQGEEELEEVVVSSSEPSSRRPQTAKRVTPTTYLFLPTTTTSTIAREPRIVERILPNGDIYSGEFAGNVPHGVGKYLWSDGCMYEGEWRDGKTSGKGKFSWPSGATYEGEFKAGFMDGSGTFTGAGGDTYRGMWSDNQKSGFGRKTYANGDIYEGYWKRNLQEGKGRYVWKDGNEYDGEWRCGFICGKGVLVWKDGSRYEGQWENGIPAGEGVFKWSDGSFYPATLRRRSSKTGLKECWSLEGGGLRGGAGGGGMVTRKRSSADGRFSRNFDRICIWESDGEGGDITCDIVDGSSVFWKEAFYGGGGLGYLRRCTPGRFSGEAKKQGHAILKGHKNYDLMLNLQLGIRYAVGKTSASSMQELKPADFDPKERVWTRFPPEGSKTTPPHQSVDFRWKDYCPAVFRHLRHLFKIDPGEYMMSICGSDALRELSSPGKSGSFFYLTHDDRFMIKTVKKSEVKVLLRMLPSYYYHIREYENSLVTRFYGVHCVKPVGGPKVRFIIMGNLFCSEHRIHRRFDLKGSSYGRSTDKPEGEIDETTTLKDLDLNFVFRLERSWFQDLLRQIDRDCQFLEAERIMDYSLLVGVHFCDPFTSRTAYSSPCKGETCPAGFYQDKGRNMASCKPLVRLGANMPARVEQVVRRSDFDYIQLNGGGSPAGEVYDVILYFGIIDILQDYDITKKLEHAYKSFQVDPISISAVDPKLYSKRFRDFINRIFMEDC from the exons ATGAAGCAGGGAGAGGAGGAGTTGGAGGAGGTCGTTGTGTCGAGCTCGGAGCCATCATCTCGCCGACCGCAGACGGCTAAGAGGGTCACGCCCACCACCTATCTCTTCCTCCCTACTACGACCACCTCTACCATCGCGCGCGAGCCTCGCATCGTCGAAAGGATCCTGCCGAACGGCGACATCTACTCGGGGGAGTTCGCCGGAAACGTGCCTCACGGCGTCGGCAAGTACCTCTGGTCCGACGGGTGCATGTACGAGGGGGAGTGGCGTGACGGAAAGACCTCCGGCAAGGGGAAGTTCTCGTGGCCCTCCGGTGCCACCTACGAGGGCGAGTTCAAGGCCGGGTTCATGGACGGGTCAGGTACCTTCACCGGCGCCGGTGGCGACACCTACAGGGGAATGTGGTCGGATAATCAGAAGAGCGGCTTCGGCCGGAAGACTTACGCGAATGGAGATATCTACGAGGGTTATTGGAAGAGGAATTTACAGGAGGGTAAGGGGCGGTACGTCTGGAAGGACGGAAACGAGTATGACGGAGAATGGCGCTGCGGCTTTATCTGCGGGAAGGGGGTCCTTGTCTGGAAGGACGGGAGCCGGTACGAGGGGCAGTGGGAGAATGGTATTCCGGCAGGCGAGGGGGTGTTTAAGTGGTCGGACGGAAGCTTCTATCCGGCAACATTGCGACGCCGGAGTTCGAAAACTGGACTCAAGGAATGTTGGAGCCTTGAAGGGGGAGGGCTTAGAGGAGGAGCTGGAGGAGGGGGGATGGTCACGAGGAAGAGGTCGTCGGCAGACGGGAGGTTTAGCCGAAACTTTGATCGGATTTGTATATGGGAGTCGGACGGCGAAGGGGGCGATATCACCTGCGATATCGTCGATGGGAGCTCGGTCTTTTGGAAAGAGGCTTTCTACGGAGGAGGTGGTCTTGGGTACCTTAGAAGGTGCACACCTGGTAGATTCTCCGGCGAGGCGAAGAAACAGGGTCATGCCATACTGAAGGGACATAAGAATTACGACTTGATGCTGAACCTACAACTAGGAATAAG GTATGCGGTTGGGAAGACCTCGGCGTCATCCATGCAGGAGCTAAAGCCGGCTGATTTTGATCCAAAGGAGAGAGTCTGGACCAGATTTCCACCAGAAGGGTCAAAGACTACTCCTCCGCATCAATCTGTAGACTTCAGATGGAAAGATTACTGCCCAGCTGTTTTTAG ACACCTGCGTCACCTATTCAAGATTGACCCTGGTGAATACATGATGTCTATTTGTGGGAGTGATGCTCTTAGGGAGCTGTCCTCTCCTGGTAAAAGTGGTAGTTTCTTCTACCTCACACATGACGACCGCTTCATGATAAAGACTGTGAAGAAATCAGAAGTGAAG GTTCTGCTTCGGATGCTTCCCAGTTATTATTATCACATTCGTGAGTATGAGAACTCACTCGTTACAAGATTTTATGGTGTTCACTGTGTGAAGCCTGTTGGTGGTCCAAAA GTGCGGTTCATTATAATGGGCAATCTGTTCTGCTCTGAGCATCGAATACACCGGCGGTTTGATCTCAAGGGTTCTTCGTATGGTCGTTCTACGGACAAGCCCGAGGGAGAGATTGACGAGACGACCACCCTCAAGGACCTTGATCTTAATTTTGTATTCCGCCTTGAGAGATCTTGGTTCCAGGATCTGCTTAG GCAAATTGACAGAGACTGCCAATTCTTGGAGGCAGAACGGATCATGGACTACAGTCTGTTGGTTGGTGTTCACTTTTGCGATCCATTCACGTCCAGGACTGCTTATAGCTCACCTT GCAAAGGAGAAACATGCCCAGCTGGGTTTTACCAGGATAAAGGTCGCAATATGGCTTCTTG CAAGCCATTGGTTCGTCTTGGTGCCAATATGCCTGCTAGAGTGGAGCAAGTGGTTAGGAGAAGTGATTTTGATTACATACAGTTAAATGGTGGTGGATCGCCAGCAGGCGAAGTCTATGATGTGATCCTCTATTTTGGGATAATTGACATACTTCAAGACTACGATATCACCAAGAAATTAGAACATGCCTACAAATCTTTCCAGGTTGATCCAATCTCGATATCTGCTGTGGACCCAAAACTATACTCTAAGAGATTCAGGGATTTCATTAACAGAATTTTCATGGAGGATTGCTGA